The genomic segment CCCAGTGCTCACATTTCCCCTTTCTGCTtgcctgtcccagtgctgcaggctgcgCACTGCCAGATGATCCGGGACCTGAGCGCCTGCCTGCTGGGCCAGAGCCTGCGTGTGGACTGCCGCTATGAGAACAAGACCAGCAACCCCCTGACCTACGAATTCAGCCTCACCAAGGACAACAGGAAGCACATCATCCAAAGCACCATCAACGTTGCTGAGAATGTCTACAGGAACCGAGCTAACGTCACCGTGCACAAGAACCTGGTGTGCCTCTacctgcacagcttcaccacCAGCGATGAGGGGGTCTATGTGTGCGAGCTGAGGGCCACTAACGACTACACTGGCAATCAGATAAAGAACATCACTGTCATCAAAGGTGAGGGGGCAGCAGGGCCTGGCCTCCAGTTCCTCCTTCCTACCTGCCATGGGCTCTGCAGggccaacaaaacaaaacacatcccACTGTGGGTGTTCCCAAAGCAGGCACAGGCAGGGTTTGGTGTTCCCCAGGGTCTTTGCCCCCAGAATCTCTCCTGTTCCTTGAAGTGAAAGGGGAAATGGGCAGCGGGGCAGGGTGGGGCTGGCTGCATTTGTATGGCAAAGATGAGGTGAGCAGCAGGGTCCCAGCACCCCGTAGCACCTAATCCTAACCTCATCCCTGTGAGatctcattttttctccctcctcacTCCCCATCCTCGCAGACAAACTGGAGAAGTGTGCCGGCTTCAGCCTCTTGATCCAGAACACTTCgtggctcctgctgctcctcctctccctgcctcTCCTGCAAGCTGTGGACTTCGTGTccctgtgaaagaaaatgaccCCCTGCACCCTCACGGAGCACCCCAGCCAACCCTCCTCCCCTGCCAGAGCGCAGCCCTTGGAAAGAGAAGATTTGGAACACACGAAACCTCTCTCTATGTTATCTCTATATAGCCGTGTATCTAACGCTAACCACCGTcctgtgctcagccctgccatcacgccctgctctgctgcatggtGGCTCTGCTAGGCAGCATCGCTGCTCCCATCGTGCCCTCCCTGCACTCAGGCTGGTGCTGGGGGATCCGTGCTTCTCCCACCCCTTAGCTTTTGGGGTTCTGTTTGGCCTGGGGAAATACAGCTGGATGAGCAGGTAAGGGAGCTGGTGGGAGAGCGTGGGGAGGGGTCCcggtgctgtggctgcagcaccaGGTGACCCAGTGACTTCTGTCCATTGCAGCCAAGCTGGAGCCAAGGGGGGACCAGCCCATAGCTGTGAcgagagcagtgctgccagccccacagcGAGGCCTGCGGAGCCTCTCTGAGCTAGGCACAGCACCGTGCCCCCAGGGGAGTGAGCCTGCTTGGGGAGGGGGCTCCTCTGCAGCACCCCTCGGTTTTATTTGGGGAACATCTGGGGAACATCTGGGCTCCCCATCCTTCCCCATGGCACGCATCCCTGTTCTCCAACCCCATCGGACCGCTGGGAGGAGCCCGTGTGCCCCCTCCTGCCTCCCGGCTCCCTTTCAGCATCTCCCTGTCTCTGTTTAGGGGTAGAAAAAGGTGGTTAAGGCCATCCTCGGTCAAGCTAAGATGTTTCCCAGTGGTCAGCGAGAGTGGGGAGAGGGACCccaagcacagccccagcctgtCCCCATGTGCCACGGGACCCCAGGAGACAGTGGACACAGAATGAGCAGAGAGCTCTCCCAGGAAAGGGCACAGGGTAGGAGGAAGTGCTGGCAAGAGCATCAGCTCTGAGAAGCAAACCCCACACTGATCTCCTTGTGCAGCGCCTGACAGCTGAGAGCGATTCCCAGCAGCTGGTCCCcactctttgcttttctccgGCCACCAAAAGCTTCTCCCACCCCCACTGCCTCCCACCCCAATGCCTGTCCCTGCCCTTTCCTGCCTGCTTGCTTGCTGTCTAGTGCTGCCCAGGCTGTGTGTGGccagggcagggcagagccCGGCCGATCGCGCGGACGCGTCTCCAAATCTCATTTTTTGGTGAACATTTGTAGTTGTTTCCACAGCTTGTCGTCAAAGAAATTCtgttcaaggagaaaaagaaaaagagaaaaaaaaaagaaaaagaaaagccaaccttacaaaaagcaacaacaacaacaatgcACCTATCCTCCGGGAGTTTTCCTCTGTCTGCACAATAAAACCTTAGGTTGTGTGTTGGAGCTGTGGCCACCTGTGTGTGCGGCGAggggctgcggggggggggCACGGTTTGCCCTGCTGGGGGGTGACCCCCTCCTGCACCCATCTACGCCTCCATTCCATACCAGAGAACCCTTCTTCTCAGCTCATTGTGAGCTC from the Lagopus muta isolate bLagMut1 chromosome 22, bLagMut1 primary, whole genome shotgun sequence genome contains:
- the THY1 gene encoding thy-1 membrane glycoprotein, coding for MNPTVSIAVILTVLQAAHCQMIRDLSACLLGQSLRVDCRYENKTSNPLTYEFSLTKDNRKHIIQSTINVAENVYRNRANVTVHKNLVCLYLHSFTTSDEGVYVCELRATNDYTGNQIKNITVIKDKLEKCAGFSLLIQNTSWLLLLLLSLPLLQAVDFVSL